The window AGCTAATGCATTCAATCTTGTTTGAGTCATGGTTGATCTCAAACAAGATTTTAGCAACTTCAATTTAGAAAAACTTCTCTCTGCAGATGCCACGGTCACTGGAACAGTCAATAATATCTTGTATGCAATGAATGCATTGGGGAAACAATTCATTCTTTGTAAAAAGTTTAGTATTGCACCTGCTGTTTTTGTTTCTTTTGGTAGATGATGTTGTATGATCTTGAATTCTTGATATAGTTCATCTCCATCCAAATCTGAATCAGCTTGTCCCGAGCCTTCTTTTCTTTGTAGCTTCCTTTCAAGATTCTTGCAACGAGCCTTCAAATCCTCATCAACCAATGAATTCAACTTATCAGATGTAAAAAGGAATCCAAAAAGATCTTCATATTCCTCATATTGCTCAAACCTTTTCTTCAATGATCCAATTGTTTGATCAACTATGTATAAGAAATAATGAATTCTAAAAGCTTCCTCAGCAGATTCTTGAGGTGTTTGAGAAGACTCACCTGAAAGCTCATCAAATTTTCTCTTTCTATATATATGTCTCTTGCCAGGAAAAATAGGATCAATCTTCATTGATGAAGCAAGTTCTTTTGCAGTATTGATGGCTTGTCTGAATCCGGTTTCTTTTGCAATATATAAACTTCCACTGGACAAAAAAAGGGCCCCTTGCCGGCCGGGGGCCCTGTGCGGCGGCGCCGACTTGACCGCCCAGGGCCGGCTCTGGAAGAAAAGGTACAAATGAGCTAAAAATATAGAGTTGGTAAGCGGTGGAGTTTTGCTGCAAGCTGTACAAGACTATAACTTATTCTCCAAGCTGATAAAGAGACTAGTGGTATGGATTGANNNNNNNNNNNNNNNNNNNNTCATCAACCAATGAATTCAACTTATCAGATGTAAAAAGGAATCCAAAAAGAATCTTCATATTCCTCATATTGCTCAAACCTTTTCTTCAATGATCCAATTGTTTGATCAACTATGTATAAGAAATAATGAATTCTAAAAGCTTCCTCAGCAGATTCTTGAGGTGTTTGAGAAGACTCACCTGAAAACTCATCAAATTTTCTCTTTCTATATATATATATGTCTCTTGTCAAGAAAAATAGGATCAATCTTCATTGATGAAGCAAGTTCTTTTGCAGTATTGATGGCTTGTCTGAATCCGGTTTCTTTTGCAGTATATAAACTTCCAGTATATAAACTTCCACTGGACAAAAAAAAGGGGCCCCTTGCCGGCCGGGGGCCCTGTGCGGCGGCGCCGACTTGACCGCCCCAGGGCCGGCTCTGATGGTCGGACTACATGTTTGCATCCATTAAGGGATTCAAAATTGAGCCGTCAATGATGCATGACAGTATAATCCAGCATAAATAAACAAATAATTCTCAAAATTAACAGACACTGCACTTTGAATGCACAACCATTCATCGATGTTTCTACTCTCCCTTCATATGAAACATGCCAATAGTGTCAAACACAACAAGCCAACTCTAGTGAAACAGCATAACAGAACAACTATAAAGAACGAAACACATTATCCATCATAAAGAGTAATTGACAAGCTAGTCAACAAGAGTTCCACTACACGTCTCAATATAGATGATCATTCACCAACACATAAATTTCTTATAGGATAGATTAGAAATTCCGAAAGAAAACAATAAAACAAGATAAATAGTATACATCAACACACTGGCAGCCATTAGACAAATATATAGCTAGCTTCCAATTAAATCCGGTCCAAATCACCACTCGATCAAAGAACCCTCCAATAAAGCCCTACAATATCAAAGAAGACATACAATTAATCTCCGTCAAACAATTATATCAAAGCCAACAAGTCAACGAGGAAGAATGGTCTTGCTCTTCTCCTATTTGGAAACAATGAAGAACCGAAGCAAAACTCAAGATTAAGAGTAATGCCCATAACAATAAACCAAACCATTAGATTAAAATACCGTAAGATTGCCCCTCTACAATAATGAAGAGTAATGCAGAGTACTAAGCAAATTTCTTCAGAATACAAGTAGTGTTCAGATGCATGAAATCAGAAGTAACTAACCAACCAGCTATGTTATCCAGGGAACGAACAAGGACTAATCCTCTATCCGGAGTAGACTCTCTTGATATTGAATCATATTAAGCCAATCACCCTCATCTTTATACATGCTACGGGTGTCTTCTTCTTTTTTCCCAATCTTTACCAACCCACGCCCAATCTCATGCCTCTTGTGAACATATATCTCTGCAACCATAGTAGTTTCCAGAACCAAAACACTATTGAAATTCCAATCCTGTCTAGGGGGATGCGAAAACTTCAAGTTAAAGCGCTTAGTCCACGAGTCACGCACACCATATTCTCCCATCACCCATATATCAACGGAATCACCGCAAACATATAGATTACGAGCTAGAGACAGGTATCCTCCAGCAGAAACTCCAAGATGATTCTCATAGTAGTCACCTCCGCCATCATTGAAATCCCGCGGCAGCAACATTTTCCTGAACTTGTGCTTCTCCTCCTGACCCAAATCGAAAGCCACGATTTCTTTTGAAGTATCAAGCCAATGAAGTGCCTCATTCAAATGAATCCCCTGATTAGAGCAAAAACAGAACTCGTCGAAATCGACCTCGAGTTTTTTCCAAGCTTTAGCTCTGGATGAGAACATGGCCAGCTCATTCTTGTCGTCCGCATAGTCAGTGGAGACGACGAAAACTCTGTAGTCATCGGTGGCAGGCAACTGGCCAACACCGTAAACGGAGATTTTGTTTGGGGAAAAACCCGGGTCAGGTAATTTCTTGAAGAAACCAGTTGAAGGGTTCCACGAATAAATGATTTTGTCATCAAATGCGAGAAATACAATACCGTTGCATGAGCCGAGCGGCAAGACATCATCATGTGCTGGCGCGGAAGGCAATTTGTGCTTTCTAACAGAGGAAGGGTGTTTAAACGACGGCGAGTCCAAGTCTAGGGATTCGAGTTTAGGGACGGTAGAGGAGTACAGGAGTCTCTGAGCAAGGGTTTTGCGGTCATGGGCTACTCGAAATTGGGATTTAGCGAAATTGGGGTCGGAGAGAATGATGGAATGGAAGCGTTTCGAAACGCAGGTGAATCGGATTAAGGATTTCACAGGAAGGAAAGAGAGGATGAGCAGTATCATATGTTCGGGTAGGGTTAAGTCCGCCATTGCACTAGCACTGTTTGGAAACGAGACGATGAACTATGTAGGGTTTGAACTTCGAAGAATGAGTGACCGAGTAATATAGAGACACTGTCATGGGCTTTATGACGGAGACTGAGGCCAACACTTAGTCCGTTGGTCCTCGGTTTGAAGAAAAATATTAGGTCCACTTTGTACACAATAGACGGCCCCGGTCCGTATTATTGAAGTGGGTTTTATAAACCATATTTTTAGACATTTGAGCATTTTTCCATAATCAAATAATCGGCGATGGGAGTAAAACTAATAAGAACTCCTTGTTGTTATTTACAAAATTAGCCTCTTAACACACTCAATTTGCTTTTATCTTTTTTGTTTTATTTCATATTTTAATCGCAAATAACTGCTGATGCAGTTGCAATACAGGTGACATTTACCAAAAACTGTTCCACGTTTTTCTCCTTTATTTTGGTTTTTTTTGTTTTCTGCTTTTATATTTTGAAATCTTTGATTTGATTTTTCTATGTCAAAACTCTACTATTATGGGTAATATAGGTAGTTTTTTTAAAAAGGCTTCACATGACGCCAAAGAGGGTGTCTGGTTTTTTGTAGAGATATAATAGAAAATTTCATTTAAAGAAGGGAAAGTTCAAGGTCTAAGTATGAGCTTGAAATATCAAATATACAGACATGAATATAATCATCTCAAAAACACTAGCCGATTGACAGTTCTAATCTTGAAACATACATTCTCAATGTCATTCTAAAAAGTAAAAACAAAAACAAACAAACAAAAAAAAAATAATTGAAATGCCATTCGGATTTAAGATATTCCTGGAGACTTTCCTGAAGAATTCCATCCAAAAAAGCACACAAGACTTTCCCGGAGAATACCATTCAAAAATTTAAGATATTCCACAGGTTTTTTTAAGACACATTACAAGAGGAATGTCGATGCATGAAATCATATACTCCAGATAAAGACCAGAAAAAAAAATAGCTAAAGCGGCACTAAATGAAAACATTTCACAAACACTAGCCGACTAGAGAGAAACTACATGTTCGGTTAATTTTTTTTTTTTTTTCTAAAACAATCAAGATGGTCCAACTAGTTTTGCATTAACAAGAACTCTTTATGCAAAATGAGAAATGTTAAAAGCAGAGAAAGTTGAGATTAAACTAGCATGCCAAGTACAGAGCTAAGATATCTATGACTTTGCATTAACAAAAACTCTTACAGCAAAATGAAATGTCTTAAGGCAGAGCAAACTGAGACCCAACGTACTATAAGGCCAAGTACAGAATTACATGTTTTAAGTTACAGATTCAGAACTCACATTCTTAGTTTGAGTTCTAAACGCATCAAGCTAAGCAGAAAATCTCAGTATCTCATTTCAATCTTCAGTATTACGATAGCAATTATCCAAACAAGGACCAATGCATTCACTCCAATTACATATTCAATTTCGCTCTGTAATGATGTAAAGTCAAACACTCCACAATCATTGCTTGCAGACATAAATCTAGCAGTCATCCCCTATTGGTTTACAGCAGTTTAAACTTTATAACACTTTAGCTAACTTCCTTGGTCGAAAGTATAGTTTACAGCAATTTGAGTTTACATCATAGCAAAATGGTACTGGTATAAGATCAGTACTCATCTGAACTGATCTAAGAGTATCTAAGACCTAAGCATAGAAAATCTGGTATACATTTGAACTTTCAGTATTAGAACAGCAAGTATACAAGTAAGTAGTAATGAATTATTTGGTAATACACTCCAATTATTTATTCCATTATTCTCTTTTATGATGTAGCATCAAACATCTAATCTATAGAGGGCTATCAATTGACTCTAGAGGGCAGCTCGCTGTTTGGTTTAAAGCTTTTGAAAGCATTTTATATCACTAAAGTTTCTTCAAACAGCCTAGGGAGAGAGTAGAGTTTACATTGTTGTGTGGCTGCTTGAAGACTTGAAGTGATAAACTAACCTTACAAGAGCTATGATATGGTTCATTATACATTTCAATGAGTATCTCATCTTAAACACACTAATATGAATTGACAACGCCAAAGTCTGTTGTGAACATCATCCAAAATGGAACTGGTATTCGATCACTACTGTGAGAATCCTCATAGGCATTTTATTGCCATATGAAAACAAGAGGATAAAACAGAACTTAAAAAATAGTAATAGTGACAGAAAGAAAAGGTAACACCAACCTTGCTCAATTTTTCATTGTACACAATTCTTATAACAACTTTAAGGGAAATGGTAACACATAGATTCTACAATGACCAAAGGAGATAATTGTACATATATATATATATATATATATATATGTATGTCTTCTAAATTGTAATCAACCTTTCTGCATTACTTACATCTACTAAGGAAGCCGCATAAACCAAACCCTCAAGAGGTAGGCAATCCACATCAATGCAGGATAATTTTCAGATGCAAGAAAACAGAGTAAATAAGGAGTAACTAACCAGTAGTGTGATACAAAGAGCAATGGAGGACTAATCATCTAACCGAAGCAAAGTCTCTTGATATTGAATCATCTTAAGATCAAAGCCCTCAACCATATACATGCCACACTTGTCCTCTTCTTTGTGAAGAATCTTTATCCACCCTTTCACGTCGGCATAATTACAATCGTCAACCTTCGTTATAGTGTATATGTGGGCAACAATACTAGTTTCCAAAACCAATACACTTCCGTAACCCCAAAGCCCCTCTGGCGGATTTGAAAACAAGTTAAAGAGCTTAGTCCATGAGTCAAGCACACCATATTCCTTCATGACCCATACACACAAACAGTCACGATCAGCTTTCGTAGAATAAGCAAAAGACAGGCAACCATCAGCAGAAACCCCTAAATTTCCCCACTGATTTAAACCGCGTTCATCGAATTTAGGCAGTGCCATTTTTCTGAACTTCTCCTGTGCCAAATCAAAAACCATGAGGCCGTTGTCGTGATCAATCCAATGAAGTGCCTCATTCAAAAGGGTCCCCCGAGGAGAATAAAGACATGATTCCGGAATCGCCTCAAGTCGTTTCCATGTTTGAGCTCTCGACGAGAAAATGCCGTACCGAGTCTGATCGGAGGCTATAAAAACTTTGTATTCGTTGGTGGCCGACAAATAGCCAACACCAGAACGGAAACAATATTGTTGATCACATAAATCACCTGGGTCAGGTAATTCGTTATAGAATCCAGTGGATGGGTTCCAGGCATAGAATACTTTCTTATCAAATGCGAGAAAAACAATACCGTTAGAGGAGCCCAGTAGCAGGTCATTACCGGCCGGTGGCCGGAAAGGATACTTTAGCCTTCTAACGGAGGAACTGTATCCAAACGACGTCGTCTCCAAAAGCAGGGATTCGAGGCGAGTGGAAATTGTGGAGTCGCGGACTCGGCGATTGAGTGGATGGATGGTTGTGTTGTAGAGGAGTCTGCGATCGAGGGTTTTGCGGTCACGAGCTGTTTCAAATTGGGATTTGGCAAATTTGGGGTCGGAGAGAATGATGGAATGGAAGCGTTTGGAAACGCAGGTGAATCGGATTAAGGATTTCACGGGAAGCAAGCGGAGGATAAGCACCATGACATCTTCGGGTAGGGTCGCGTCCGCCATTACAGTGTCACTGTTTGGAAACGATGAACTAGGTTTTGAGCAGTGAGGGAGACTCAAGAGTGTGATAGGTCGACTGACCGAGTTACCTGTATGTAGGAAATGTTGCGGGCGTTATCCACAGGGCCCGAGCCCAATTTTTGGGCCTTAATTAGATCCAGATAGAAGATGGCCCGGTACGTAGAAGAGGGTGAGTTGTCTAGATAGTATAAGTAAAAGAGAAAATGTGAAGTATACTTTTTACTTTTTTAGGAGTTGCCGGATTGCATAGTACACACTGGCCAATCTTTCTTAAATCTTTGTGGTAAAATTAAACTACCAAATTTAATTCGAAGAGTAAACATTACTTTCAAAAAGAAGGGGAATCAAAGCCATTTCATCTTCCATGTTAAGAAGCGAGAGCCATGCAATCGAACCATTTGATGGAGTACATGCAATTGGCTTTGCATCCAGGTGATCAAAAAGATTGATGCTTATGAAGTATCCAAAACTGATCCAAACCAGATTGTTGAATACTACAAGAATTTTGTTTTGGCCAACCAAGCCATCATGTCATGGTCAGCATCAACATTTGAAGACCCGGGCAGAATCAAACCAGATGATCCAAATAGCGAAGGAAATCCAACAAGAGAGAGAACACCTCTAGTACTAACAACAGCCTTCAATTAGACAAAATACAGCTAGCTTCCAATAAGCCGTTCCACACCACTACTAGATCAAAGAATCCTCCCATAGAGCCCTACAAATTCAAAGAAAGAATACAGTTAAATCTCTATCAAACAAATAGGGATGCGAAATCCACACACCATTTTTCCTTTTTTGGTTTACACATTCATAAAAAGACAAAGTTTAAGTCACTAAAAGACAAAATTTAAGTCACCAAAAAACGAAAATTGTGTGTGAATTTCAATTTGCGGTGTGTGGATTTCACACATTAATCCCATCAGATTTTGCCCCTCTACATCAATTGAAGTGTAATGCAGAATAATTGGCAAATTTCCTAAGAATACAAGTATGCATGAAAGCAGAGTTAAAAAGAGAACTAACCAGCTCTGTTATCCAGAGAGCAATCGAGGACTAATCCTCTATCCGAAGTAGACTCTTGATATTGAATCATGTGAAGCCAATGGCCCTCAGCTTCATACATGCTACACTTGTCTTCTTCATTTTGAAGAATCTTTACCAAGCCACTCACAATCATCAACTCACTACGAATCACATTCCTCCTTTGAAAAAATATCTGGGCGACCATACTAGTTTCCAGGTACTGCGTACATTCCAGAACACACCAGTTTCCAGAACCAAAACATGGTTGTACTTCCATCCAATGTCGTCATTATGGGGGTCTGAAAACTTCAAGTTAAAGCGCTTAGTCCACGATTCAAGCACACCATATTCTCCCATCACCCATATATCAATGCAATCACCGCAAACATATAGATTACGAGCTAGAGACAGGTATCCTCCAGCAGAAACTCCAAGATGATTCTCATAGTAGTCACCTCCGCCATCATTGAAATCCAGCGGTAGCAACATTTTTCTAAACTTGTGCTTCTCCTGACCCAAATCGAAAGCCACGATTTCTTTTGAAGTATCAAGCCAATGAAGTGCCTCATTCAAAAGAATCCCCTGATTAGAGCAAAAACAGGACTCGTCGAAATCGACCTCGAGTGTTTTCCAAGTTTAGCTCTGGACGAGAACATGGCGACCTCCTTGTCATTCTCATAGTCAGCGGAGACAACGAAAACTCTGTAGTCATCGGTGGCCGACAAATAGCCGACGCCATAAAGGATGAGCTCATTACCATTTCGGGAAAAACCCGGGTCAGGTAATTTCTTGAAGAAACCAGTTGAAGGGTTCCACGTATAGATTATATTGTCATCAAAAAAGCAAGAAATACAATACCGTTGCAGGAGCCCAGCGGCAAGGCATAACTATCTGCTGGATCCAAAGGCAATTTGTGCTTTCTAAGAGAGGAACAATCATCAAACGACGGCGAGTCCAAGTCTAGGGATTCGAGTTCAGGGACGGTGGGGGAGTAGAGGAGTCTCTGAGTTAAGGTTTTGCGGTCATGGGCTGCTCGTAATTGGGATTTTGCGAATTTGGGGTCGGAGAGAATGATGGAACGGAAGCGTTTCGAAACGCAGGTGAATCGGATTAAGGATTTCACGGGCAACCAAGTGAGGATGAGCACTATCAACTCTACGGGTAGGGTCGTTTCCGCCATTGCAATATCACTGTTTGGAAACGAAGGGACGAACTATGGTTTGAGTAGAGCAGTGAGCGAGTGGTTAGGGTCGCTATTTAAGAAGGGGGAAGTGTTGATGGATGGAAGAAGGTTGAAGGGTCAAATTTGCATAAATGAAGATTTGAAGGGGAGGGACAATGTCAGCATTATTGAGAAGCGAGTGAGGTAACAAGTCGCTGCATGAGCTAACAATTTCCCAAACGACGTGAGTGAGTGCAGTGTGCAGTGTGCAGTGTGCTCAACTATCTAGCCAAGTTCCCAAACGACGTCGTCTAGACTAGGAATCGGAGACTTGGGGCGGCGTGTGTGACAAGAGTAGGAGAATGTGAGTCGGAGATGAAGATCACAACCAGCTAGATTTGGTAACAAAACATACCGAAGGGCATTGAAACGATCAAGGAGTTCATCGGTGGCCAAGAGAGGATAGTCCTCCATTTCAATGTGGAATTGTTGTGGATACTGGATAGACATACAGCCAAGGATTCAAGGTTACATTTTACTCATTAACAATTTGAGGAATAATTCTCAAATGCATGAGCTAACAATTTCATGAACGATATTCCTTCATGTTTATACTCTCTTCATATCGATTCATGTCAACACTGTCAAACACCACACATGAACACAGTCAGCAAGAGTTCCATTACGAAATTCAATTACACGACTTGATATATATAATCATAGTATCAATAACACGTACATATATTTCTAACAGCATTAGACAGAAACTCCGACAATGACAGAAGGTAAGTATTACATAAACACAAATGCAGTCATTAAACACAAATATAGCTACCTAGCTTCCAAAAACGAGGGTCTCCATCATCACTAGATCAAAGAACCCTTCCCATAAAGCTGGCTCTAGCAATTGTACATCAAAAGCCCCTACAAAATCAAAGAAAGAACATAGTTATTCATCTGTCAAACAATTAGATGAAAGCTAATGTGTCTATGATCAACCAGGATGAAAGGTATTTCCCTTCTGCTGTTTGGGAAAAAAAAAAAAAAGGACCATATTCGTTGATATACAAAATATTACTCTTTCGGTCTTTCCACAGGAAGAACTTAAGACAATCCAGCATCCAAAAGTCTAAGATTTCCACATGTTTAGACACATGAAAAAGA of the Fragaria vesca subsp. vesca linkage group LG6, FraVesHawaii_1.0, whole genome shotgun sequence genome contains:
- the LOC101301801 gene encoding F-box protein CPR30-like gives rise to the protein MADATLPEDVMVLILRLLPVKSLIRFTCVSKRFHSIILSDPKFAKSQFETARDRKTLDRRLLYNTTIHPLNRRVRDSTISTRLESLLLETTSFGYSSSVRRLKYPFRPPAGNDLLLGSSNGIVFLAFDKKVFYAWNPSTGFYNELPDPGDLCDQQYCFRSGVGYLSATNEYKVFIASDQTRYGIFSSRAQTWKRLEAIPESCLYSPRGTLLNEALHWIDHDNGLMVFDLAQEKFRKMALPKFDERGLNQWGNLGVSADGCLSFAYSTKADRDCLCVWVMKEYGVLDSWTKLFNLFSNPPEGLWGYGSVLVLETSIVAHIYTITKVDDCNYADVKGWIKILHKEEDKCGMYMVEGFDLKMIQYQETLLRLDD
- the LOC101302094 gene encoding uncharacterized protein LOC101302094 yields the protein MAETTLPVELIVLILTWLPVKSLIRFTCVSKRFRSIILSDPKFAKSQLRAAHDRKTLTQRLLYSPTVPELESLDLDSPSFDDCSSLRKHKLPLDPADSYALPLGSCNGIGILLNEALHWLDTSKEIVAFDLGQEKHKFRKMLLPLDFNDGGGDYYENHLGVSAGGYLSLARNLYVCGDCIDIWVMGEYGVLESWTKRFNLKFSDPHNDDIGWKYNHVLVLETGVFWNILQNEEDKCSMYEAEGHWLHMIQYQESTSDRGLVLDCSLDNRAGLYGRIL
- the LOC101295147 gene encoding F-box/kelch-repeat protein At3g06240-like; the protein is MADLTLPEHMILLILSFLPVKSLIRFTCVSKRFHSIILSDPNFAKSQFRVAHDRKTLAQRLLYSSTVPKLESLDLDSPSFKHPSSVRKHKLPSAPAHDDVLPLGSCNGIVFLAFDDKIIYSWNPSTGFFKKLPDPGFSPNKISVYGVGQLPATDDYRVFVVSTDYADDKNELAMFSSRAKAWKKLEVDFDEFCFCSNQGIHLNEALHWLDTSKEIVAFDLGQEEKHKFRKMLLPRDFNDGGGDYYENHLGVSAGGYLSLARNLYVCGDSVDIWVMGEYGVRDSWTKRFNLKFSHPPRQDWNFNSVLVLETTMVAEIYVHKRHEIGRGLVKIGKKEEDTRSMYKDEGDWLNMIQYQESLLRIED